TCTGCAATCAGACCTAGCTACCTCGTTATCCTTCCTATTTGATTTACCTGAATGACCAAATTATACAATACAGATTTATTCCGTTCAGCGGTGGGCCTCGGAAGTGTGTCGGAGATCAATTCGCTCTGCTTGAAGCTATTGTTGCACTTGCCATATTTCTACAGCATATGAATTTCGAGCTGGTTCCGAATCAGAGCATTGGGATGACTACGGGAGCAACTATACATACAACAAATGTAATGTTTACTATGCTCATTCAAGTCTTGCtaccttttattttatatttctgAGTTCGGATCCCCATAGTACCTGCAACTGGGATTTCTTCTGATTATTATTTCAACAATTCATTTCAGAATTGTGTTCATGGTATTTTAGGCTGTGCTGGATAATTACTTTTTACTATCAGTTTTGAAAATATAACTAGATtaagataaaatattttttatgaacTGTTTTTTCAGGacgattttattttcaaaactgtttatgtgaataatttgtattttctttACTAAATTAACATTGTCCGATAAATCTTTCTGTTGATATTTGAAAGATTGTTACTTTAATTAATGGGTTTCcatagaagaatggaggatgaAATTGTAGAAAACGATGTATATGAAAGGTTGATTCTTATGGGTGCTAACTGCAATGCAGGGATTGTACATGAAACTCAGCCAAAGGAAGCTGACCCCAGAATTAGTTTCCCCTGCTTCTTCAAGGTAATTGTTGATGATGCACATATATTATCGTTAAGGAAGAGAGAGATTTAGATTTTTAGCACCGTGTGCTGATTCTTTTGTCTATAGACAATCACAGATGTATATTGGATCAAGTATGCAAATCTTATACATCAAGAGTCTGTGTCATAGGAATAAGATGCTTGAGAATGAGATTATTGTATAACCCAACCAGTCgataagttttattatttgaataaaccAACCCAAACAAACTTATTCCAGTTCGAGTTGGGTTGattattcatagaaaatttcAGAACATCAATAGCAAACAGGAAAAAGCCTACTcccaacaaaaagaaaactaataGGTGGCCTCAATTTTTGTTGGGTACATGTGGAGATGAGAGTAAAGAGAGGCTAGGGATAAATATAGGCATACgttgaaaagagaaaagaagtaaAGAAAGCTAAAACAAAAGGGAAAGTAAGCCCActcattaattaaaattaacttttgAAATGGGCTCTCCTAACTTGTTAGATGACCAAGATTCTTTCTTTGGCCTCCAAATAAAAATCTTGGCCATGAAAACAAATTTAGAAGGCTTAGATCACATAGAAGTTctctccaaaatttaaaaattaaaaggaatatAAATCTAGTACAGTGAGATGCAACTTAGTTTCAATGGAGATGAGTTGGTATGGTATCATGGGATGTGGGGAAAAGGAGATGCCAATGCCAAAAGCATATCCCTTGGAAGATGCTGAAAATTGCAGCCTTTTCAATCACTTTCTACTTTTCTATTGATGTTTTCTTTTACAAAAAGCGGCCACAAACTCCCTTCTTAGGTCATTTCTACCTTTTTTATTCCCTTCATTAACAAACCACATCCTATATAAAACCCAACCCAACATTGATCATCAACCCCTCTTAAAATTGCACCAACCTCACCGCCTCAGATGGCGGTGGCGGGAGATGGAAGCCGGGGATGGTTGCTGATGGCTTTCCTTGGTGATGCCTCTGCTGCATAATTTGCCTCAGGTCAGGTGTGAGGTGGGAGATTGAAAGGGCAACTAACATCCTTTGGCATATTTTGTCCTAAACTTTCCTCTGAATCTCTCTGTGCACTTTTCTGGTGGATCTTGGAATTCAGGAATCTTTGAATAGGGCAAGTCAGATTATGGTCTCCACCCTcattttcctctttctttttaaaatttttagatcGGGATGAAATGGATAACCATGTCTTTTAGCAGATGTATGGAGTTTCTTTATTGACACTTGAGTTAACATGTTTGTTTCTCAGACATCAATGTATGTCCAAGAAATCTATGTATGAAAGTTATAAAGAATAGATATTTCCAAGTAGTAGCTTATTGAAAAATgagttgtttgttttaaatatttcaatgttttatagtaatttttttaagaaaaagttgCCATGTTTTTAGGTACTAGTTCGAAtcttgaatattttttaaatctatctcAAAATTATATCGTTATAACTGCTCAAGTTGATGAACCGAGGAATGGAGTAAAGTTCCAAACTTATGACtgctcaaattattaaaattttgaagtttataAGTCCGACAAGGCACTGGTCATTACAATATATAATCAAAGTCCTTTGTCGGTAAAGATACTCTTAGTTGAAGTGCTTTATTCCACTCATAGGCACATATCATACttagtatgtttttttttttgttaccttgaaaaaattagaaaattaatcgAGCAATGAGGAGAAATTTCTAAAATGCtgattaaattacaagtttaattttaaGGCTTTAAAATTATCTAATAGATCTATAAACTTTtcattttgtgtctaataggtatttgacaaatttgaaattttttaaaattaattcatctgttaaatataattttgaattttatgtttaataagactccgaactttcaattttgtgtatattaaaaaaattgatagctTAAGGATTAAATGGTAATTTAACCATGTTGGATGCATGTTCTTCCATCTACTACAACAGGAAACTGAAAGTTTCTTTGCTCTTAAGGATTTGACATGAGATTTCAGTATTTGGAGAtagaatttattttgaatgctaTTTATGTGATTAGAGAAATATCTCAAGAATTTTGTgctattaaatttatttcttctcaTCTGAGGAAgcttcttttggctcttctgATTTTGATCAGAACATTTCTCAATCTGCAGTGAATAAAGGATATAAGCAAGTACTTAAAAGGTGTATATATTGCAAACGCTTTTTCTATCCGAATGCAATTTAATCTTAggggaaaaaaatcaattttgactcCAAACTTATACAAGTTTATAGGAAGAATTGCAACACTAATCTTAAGGTTTAAATACTAAATTGGTCCTttacttttgagttttgttggTTTTGGTCTCTCTACTCTCAGaatattcattttggtctcGTTCACCAACGCATCCGGGAATAACCGATTGATCTCGATTAATAGACCCGCTAAAGCCCCGAACCATATAGTACTTACTATCTctttactttcaaaatgttcattttgattcttatatttttaacttcGGTTCATTTTGGTTGTTCAACTTTAAAAAAGTTACCATTTtgatcatttaaaaataaaaatgaagggACCCAAATGATCACTAAATTATAAGTACCAATTAATATTTCGAAAGTATAGAtatcaaaatgaataaaaaaaaaaatactgcaATCTGCAAGTATAGGATTTAAGTTTTCTTCCCCCAAAACTGCATTAAACAAACCCAAGAATAAATCACAACTTCCACCATTCTCATTAATAGAGGAAAATTGCAAAATCTTCAATGGCATTTGCTTGCACAGATGTGAGGCACTTTGTTAATCTTCTCTTGGATGGCTGGTCAGCTTTGTTGTGAAAGGAAGTCctctaaaataaacaaaatcccTTTCAAATACCATAGGTTGTCCATTAAGATTTTCAATTGTGCAAGCAAACcccaatttacttttttttcgtCTGCAATTTGAtcaaatttttttgtaaaagaTAGCTCGATCCACATATACGCATTTCTTTggagttaaaaattaaaatttctataCCACCACTTGTAGTTGTAGGAATAAAAATCTAACGTAATTTTCCactagaaaaaaagaaagaagaagaagaagtaacGTAATTTTCCactagaaaaaaagaaagaagaagaagaagaagaagaagaagaagaagaagaagaagaagaagaagaagaagaagaagaagaagaagaagaagaagaaNaagaagaagaagaagaagaagaagaagaagaagaagaagaagaagaagaagaagaagaagaagaagaagaagaagaagaagaagaagaagaagtaacGTAATTAAAGAATAGGAACAGTTACAAATAACAATTATACTAGGACCAAAATATTAATGGAAGAATttacaaatattacaaaatttagatCCAGTTGTTTGAgtttatagattttattatatttacaattattGTTAGTCTTGAAAGTGCTACCCATTATTATTACCTAAAAAGCATTtaagcaaaagaagaaaagaaaaaaatgtttgctACATGATAAAGATGGAACTCGTAGGGGGTGTTTGTGGTAAgaagttgattattatagtctagttgggttataatagtttgttttttgtgtagattattttagtttgggttataattatatgtttgaggtgtaaactatttttagTTTAGGAAAGAAATAGTTAACACcgtaaaaagaataaaaaaattaatgaatataaactaataaaaatatAGTAGCTAATAggaattttgaaatagtatttattatCGTGGATAATCTTTGCCCAAACCCGTGATAAAGTTGGgttgcataaaaaaaaattcggTTAAGATACAcctctttctctttttgtgGTCTCTAGATATTGTTTGTAGGGTAGATATCATAGATATTTTCGGagactaaaaaaaaatctataatataGTTTCCAATTTCCTCAAATAATGCATTCTCAGTCTCACAAAACACAAAGCAgcaaaaaaaatccaaatggcTTCTTCAAATGTTCATCATCTTCATTTCGTTTTGTTCCCTTTAATGGCACAAGGCCACAGCATTCCAATGCTATACATTGCCAAGCTCTTAGTTAACCAAGCCGCACCCCTTTCCATTACAATTCAGATCACCATTTTGACAACTCCTCAAAATGCATCTCACCTCCAAATCTCCCATTATCCCCAAATCCATATTGCTCTTCTCCATCCTTCTCTTCCCATTTCCCACAAAACTTTTGACCAACTCACTTCCTTAAACCAATCcctctctttcttctcttctaTTGCCCATGATTTCCACTCCCAAGCCCTCTCCCTTTGCCAATCCCTTTCCCCAAAGCCCTCTTGCATTATCTCTGACATTTGCCTTCCATGGACCCTCCACATTGCTTCCCACATTGGGGTCCCTTGGATCTCCTTCTCCGGCGGCTCGTGTTTCGCCAATGTCGTTATGACCAATGTCATGACAGCGTTTGGGTCTGGATCAGGGTCGGAAAATATTGATGAGTCTATTGAGGTTTTTGGGTTGGAGCATAGGATAGAGTTTACTACCAAGGCTCAATTGCCCATTCAGGGGGTTTTGAGTGGTGGGATGATGAAGTTCTTGGAGCAAATTGGTGAGGCTGAGAAGAAGGCTTATGGAATGATTGTTAATAGCTTTGAGGAACTGGAAGGTTCTTATGTTACACATTTGAAGAAGAAGGTCAGAGGAAATAGAGTTTGGTGTGTTGGACCAGTTTCTTCTTGTAATAAACACTATGTGGACAAAGCTCAAAGAGGtactaattcatattaattatattcattactacatatatttatttagttttaaatatgaAGTTGCTAGGTAGCTACTAGTTAGTTTAAATGATATGTATTACTCCATAATATGCACACAAATGGTATGATGTATTTCTATGGATATCAATTGAAATAAATTAGAATTCTAAACTCTATGCTACTTCTAGGGGATAAGATATTTTTCTGAAACaagtaaattataattattgtttgttctatttttatttttctttttatatattgcAATAAGTTCAACAAAAACTCTTCTTAtaaggataatttttttttaatatccttGATTGATTTGGTACTTGTTTTATGAACTATTGAAATATCTATGGTTTGAGACAATAGATTGACCATCATTTCTTATAAAGTATTCCCCTTTTCATTAATTTCTGTAAGAGCTAAATTATTCTGAACTTTCAGAATATCGAGACTTCATTTGTCTTCTTTGAATAGAGGATATAGCGATATCTATGAGATTTATCCATTTAAGCAACCCTGAGACAATATACTTCGATGTTAGCGATCATTCTTTGAATTAATGAATCATCTCATCTCACTTTGGGTATAATAGCcctaataacttttatttttggaaCCATCCAAAAAATCTCATACTAATATAAACAACCGATCTCATTAGGTCAACTTAGAGTGGTTAGTACCATTTAAAATAGACAAATGTAAATTACTAACCCTTGAATAACACATGACAATATGCATGTCTAAGTGGTTAGAAGTTCAAACCACCTCACTTCCAtacatttttgttaaattaaaccctaaaaaaacatgaaaatatgaaggaaattatatatatatatatcatcttatcttttgaaacacttttaagtaaaattttaatttcaacagGCAAAGGCTCAACAAAGGAGGGGCAGGACAACAATAACAACAATGATAAAGTGATGAAGTGGCTAGACTTGCAAGACCCAAATTCAGTGTTGTATGTATGTCTTGGAAGTCTACACAACTTGAAAACTCCACAACTAATAGAGCTAGGATTGGGATTAGAATCATCAAAAAGGCCATTTATATGGGTAGTAAGAGCCTCAAACAAGCTACAAAAATGGATTGAAGAAGAGAATTTTGAAGAGAGAATCAAAACAAGAGGCCTTGTCATAAGAGATTGGGCTCCACAACTTTTGATATTATCACACTTTGCTATTGGGGGATTCCTCACTCACTGTGGTTGGAACTCAGTCCTTGAAGCCATATCTGCTGGCTTGCCAATGCTCACTTGGCCTCTATTTTCAGACCAATTCTTGAATGAGAAATTAGTGGCTGATGTTTTGGATATAGCTGTGAAAGTTGGTGCAAAAAATCCAGTgatgaaaatgaaagaagaagaacaagaagatcaaaaagaagaagaagaagaggaggaggaggGGATAATAATAGAGGTAAAGAAAGAAGATGTTAGGGAAGGAATTGAAAGGGTAATGGGGAAAGGAGATGAAGCTGaggaaagaaggaagaaagcAAGAGAATTTGGGGTTATGGCAAATAATGCTTGGGAAGAGGGTGGCTCTTCTCAGCTTAATATTAGattattgattgatgatataaTGAAACAAACCAAGATTTCAACCTAAACATTGATCTTTTGGGGACTTTCCATTTTCATGTGTATCTAccttttaattgttgatttgtttgttttttaatggTTAACTTGATTCTTTGGATTTTACTTGAAGAAGCATTTTGGGTCCATACCTAAATGcaatgaaattattttaatttgtttgtttttaaaaattttgatgaTTACATGACACTTTCATTTTCATTGACTTTTGATGTGGTTTATGACCATTCTTTTAATGACGGAGAGTTGGAGTTTTGCTCTCCTGTGCTCGAGAGCACTCACTCTTACTCTCTCTTATTCTCTCTATGAGAGCAATTAAAATAAAGAAgtcaaattacaagtttagtttattaattttCGGGTTTTATCTATTTATATCTCTTAACTATAAGAAGGGCATAATTTATAggtttttgaacttttcttttAAGGAATTTTGAACTTTGGTTTGTgtctaaataaattttaaaattaaaaatagtaaaGAATATTTGGTTCTGAAATGGTTGTTTACAAATGTCTTTTTGCTTATACTTggaaatcatggttttaaatcACATTTTGGTCGTGGGTTTCTATATTTGGAATTTTTAAaaggtttattttttattttcaaaattttaaatttattttattttaatctctaaatttttaggGGGCGTTTGGTGAAGTAgaaagttgagttgagttgaattggtaattattatttgaagaGTTAAATTATCTAGAGAATTACATTGTATGTATTTGAtttgtagagttgagttggtaattattgtgggcaaagttgagttgaattggGATATCTGATGctgtttttataaataaaagtgagttggtaaaataaccaattcaactccaccaacatttaaagttggttgtcaaacattgagttggtaaaaaATACCAACTCAACCGAACTCTCCTTAGGTTGTCAAACACCATGTCTTTATATCCTAGTCTTTAAacctttccctttttttccaAAACCATTTTTGTCCTTACCATCGATTTGTCACTTGATGTACTCATCCAATATCGATTGATGATTGAAATGGTATAAAGTTTAAtatctaaaataaaacaaaattcaaaattttagatacttaatataaaatttgaaccAAAATTGTAGGGAGAAAGAGGGAGACACATATTTGAAAGAGCAATATTTGAGTATATATTggattattaatatatatgtgtatatatattactGGCAAATTAGATGAACCGCATAaatgaactttaaattttagggttttttttttttttttttaaagaatttaatttttatttatttatttaaatttttgaagtCATTTCCTTGTGCGTGGTGCAAGGGAAAAAGgaaatttattatttacaaaagtgtatatatatatatagagagagagagagaggccCTTtccaaaatatggaaaaatattCATCTCCATCCATGATGGAGATATCTTAATCTTATATATCAATGGTGGTTGGTCTACCAATCTTCTCtcttttgtaattataatgcatcttgtattttttcaattaagaaAACTTTCTTTCGACCTCTCTCTTATCTATATTTTCTTATGCATCTCATATTGAACTCTTCTCTAACTTTCTCTCGTAAATAATTCTTTTGTGATAATGTAATCATTTTTGAGTTTGAGGTATGATAAAAAGTTTTATTGATGTGACAATCTAGTTGAAATATCGAGTACACTTATTTATCTTTCTATCTTTTAGTaccaaataaagaaaacaaagatgGAATTTTGTGCTTAATTTTTCGAAAAAAAAGAGAACTATGTACAACCATTCAACAAATAAAactattcattaaaaaaaagcaGCTAACTATCTTGTTGTTAATTATTATTGTTCCAAATCAAGTGAACAATTCCCTTAATTGTACCAAATCCAAGTAGACTTAACATTAATTTtcggatttttttcccttcttaaTTGTACCAAGTGCCTAATAAATTCTTAAGTCTTTTTTTCAAGGAATTTTGTTTCTCATCactaatcatttgattttttattattttttttttaaaaattaaacttatggaTATCACTTCtattatcaaattttttaatttattatctactttttatttttagtttaaaaagtcaaaccaaaatttgaaaactaaacaaattaggcctcgtttgataactatttggttttttttgtttttgaaaattaagtctattttatcCACATTTCATACAATGATTCACATCTTTCTTaattacaatggttgaattcttagccaaattcaaaaaataaaacaacttttaatttggtttaattttttaaactattaatgaaaaagtagataataaaggaagaaatttgaaagtagAAGTAatgtccatagacttaattttgaaaaataaaaacaaaaattaaaatagttaccaaacgagatcttttgaaaacttgtttttacTTTTAGAATTTGACAATTCAACCCTTGGatttaagaaatatgtaaataaatatacgaaattgagaggaaatagacttaatttttaaaaaacaaaaaaaggaaatagttatcaaatgagacCAAAATAATTACTAGATTAGActtaaatagttattaaacggACCGTATTTAAACTAATACGtgcttttaatatatatattactaaaactagcttagaaaaaaaaaggaaaaattcaaaaacagaaaaaaaaaaaacaaaagcaaaaactTTTGAGTCAAGTCACCTGCGAGTCAATGGCTTGCCATTTTTATCCATTTCCCgttcattatattatattttatattatattcaacAATTGGAATAAGTAAATAATGTGTTTATTCGCTTTGATCAACATTTTCATATAAATTGACATGAATTTACAACGAATTTCgttccatttttttctcttctcgTGTTTGGTACGGCCATCATTGCACCAAATCCATTCATACTTTTTAGCCTCAttaatctttttcatttttagaaaataataataataataataataataataataataataattgtttcCTTCATCAAACCTGAGTGCTATCACTTACTAGTCAATAAAAGTGGGGTTAGTTTCAGTCTTCTTCGAAACGGTTAGGCTTGGTTGATTttgtcaaaaaagaaaataggtttCGAGGATTCATTGATTAATATACCTCCGATACTAGTAAGATTTGTGCtatgttattattatcatttttgtttttatctaaaaaaacacattcttataaatattaaaatttgatagTTGGAGATTTTTTGTTGCGAGTTCGCAAAAATCATTTTACATTGTTTATAAAAAATTCCCAACAAATAACTTCACGAATTGAAATTACATGGAAGTGCTTTTGTACTATAATAAATAATCAGAATTACCAATTTCAATATTTaggacaaaaaaataaaataaaataaaaaggtatGGAAACTACAAAGAATTGACACATATCCGGTCTACCCTACATTAACTTTCGAAATATTTTTTAGCaatatataaaatcaaaatttctacCAATATGTAAATTATAATATCTTCaagtaatatataaataaactttgggtacttttaaaaaaataataattaagtatGAAAGTGCTTTAGAAATTTCCTTCGCTTTTTCgcctaactttttttttttttttttttttaattttatttttttatggtgTGGAGGTTGGTTGgcgaaatttttttttatagaaaagacCAAGTACATTAAAAATATTGAACgccatatatataatatatcattCTCCCATCAACTATAATTCTTTATTCTATATGATTCCATTTATCATGTTATATTATTAACAATgacttttataattatttatttggttagAAACTAGTCTTGTAAACTTTATTTTCTATTGTTACGAATTACGAATAAAAATGaagctaatatatatatatatatctttaatttttggacgatttttaaataaaaaatatatatatatctttaatttttggacgatttttaaataaaaaaaatgaactaatttatttatatatatagtaaaatattactATCTATTAGTAATAGATTGAGATAGACATCTATTAGTCCATTGCAGCCCATCGCCTACTATAAATGTCTATCGCAATCTATAGTGATAGacgtgacattttgctatatttaaaaatattttaaataattttaccatttaaagcAATTATCTGAtctctatttaaaaaaaaaaactcatataccttatatattttttaatatttctaaaTCACACTTAATTCAACTTGAATGAGAAAATCCGAACTTTAGAATTTTGATTGAGAGTCAATTGATTTATACCCATTTTGACCatacttatattaaaattaacataCACAATAATCTAAAGTTAAATTATCTTCggtattttctttttgttggtCTTGTCCTATTTCCTTTGGATAGAGAAGATCTTTATATGATAGATAAttgtttttggaaatttaatgGAAATTTCTTCTCTAgggaaaaaaaacgaaaaatataaacatattataattcattaatacagattaattaaaatttcaacttATGTCCCTCCATTTTTCTTATCCATATGAATGTTAATCATAAGataaataagttttaaataaataaaaaccaaactACACACGAGAATTTTTCTTTagctactatatatatatatatatatatatatccttcaattttttcatttatttatttttttttttatagaaatacccttttatcttttcaaaatgactGTACAGAAAATTAGGATTCTAATTCTAATCGGAGAAGACTTAGAACATAAATTTATCGTCACATcatttaagttttaattttcatttaacatTCAAACTTATTTCTATTTTAAAGATGATTTTGTAATATTTCAATAGTATTTCAATTTGCAACCCTTGAGAAaaccaaaagaaagaaatgtaAAAAACTGgagctttatatatatatatataatttaggatggtttttaaatataaaaaaataaaat
The nucleotide sequence above comes from Benincasa hispida cultivar B227 chromosome 3, ASM972705v1, whole genome shotgun sequence. Encoded proteins:
- the LOC120072704 gene encoding UDP-glycosyltransferase 73C4-like, which produces MASSNVHHLHFVLFPLMAQGHSIPMLYIAKLLVNQAAPLSITIQITILTTPQNASHLQISHYPQIHIALLHPSLPISHKTFDQLTSLNQSLSFFSSIAHDFHSQALSLCQSLSPKPSCIISDICLPWTLHIASHIGVPWISFSGGSCFANVVMTNVMTAFGSGSGSENIDESIEVFGLEHRIEFTTKAQLPIQGVLSGGMMKFLEQIGEAEKKAYGMIVNSFEELEGSYVTHLKKKVRGNRVWCVGPVSSCNKHYVDKAQRGKGSTKEGQDNNNNNDKVMKWLDLQDPNSVLYVCLGSLHNLKTPQLIELGLGLESSKRPFIWVVRASNKLQKWIEEENFEERIKTRGLVIRDWAPQLLILSHFAIGGFLTHCGWNSVLEAISAGLPMLTWPLFSDQFLNEKLVADVLDIAVKVGAKNPVMKMKEEEQEDQKEEEEEEEEGIIIEVKKEDVREGIERVMGKGDEAEERRKKAREFGVMANNAWEEGGSSQLNIRLLIDDIMKQTKIST